A genomic window from Caldicellulosiruptor kronotskyensis 2002 includes:
- the hpt gene encoding hypoxanthine phosphoribosyltransferase, whose product MTVKDLSLKVKEILITEEQIKQKVKELGQKISEDYKDSDDFLMVCILKGGVIFMADLLRQITIPVKIEFMAVSSYGNSTSSSGIVRILKDLDTSIEDKDVLLVEDIVDTGLTLRYITEYLRGRKPRSLKICTMLDKPSRRKVDVEIHYKGFEIPDKFVIGYGLDYAGLYRNLPYIGVLE is encoded by the coding sequence ATGACTGTGAAAGATTTATCACTCAAAGTTAAGGAAATTTTGATAACAGAAGAGCAGATAAAGCAAAAGGTAAAAGAGCTTGGACAAAAAATTTCTGAAGATTATAAAGATAGTGACGACTTTTTGATGGTATGCATTTTAAAAGGTGGGGTAATTTTTATGGCAGACCTTTTAAGACAGATAACTATCCCTGTTAAGATAGAGTTTATGGCAGTGTCAAGTTATGGGAACTCAACATCTTCATCTGGGATTGTAAGAATTCTAAAGGACCTTGACACAAGCATAGAAGACAAGGATGTTTTGCTTGTTGAGGATATTGTTGATACAGGTTTGACTTTAAGATATATAACCGAATATTTGAGGGGGAGAAAACCAAGAAGTTTAAAAATTTGTACCATGCTTGACAAGCCCAGTAGACGAAAGGTGGATGTTGAGATACATTACAAGGGGTTTGAGATACCAGACAAATTTGTAATTGGTTATGGACTTGATTATGCAGGGCTTTACAGGAACCTGCCTTATATAGGCGTTTTGGAATAA
- a CDS encoding peptidylprolyl isomerase, which translates to MDKRTKIVLFSIAAVVLLIILIAVTPEIVKYVDENRAVAIVNGEKITKKEFAINYRSQINYYGLDKTFLSQKVGDKTYEQQIKENVLDGLIIRQIELQQAKRKNIALTSAEKKAIDQQIEQYKSDSQSGAEFKQYLQTIGATENEYKDQVIKSQIVSKLYDEITKNQKATDAEIENYYSSHKSDFVEVKASHILFKVNDSKEEATKKKKAEEVLQMIKDGQNFEKLAQKYSEDETTKQKGGDLGYFRKGQMVKEFEDAAFSLNIGEISNIVKTSYGYHIIKVTDKKQLSLNEVKDEIKSTIESQKKDEYYQSLLEKWKKEAKIKKFEDVLKSVSI; encoded by the coding sequence ATGGATAAAAGAACTAAAATTGTGCTTTTTTCTATTGCAGCAGTTGTACTTCTTATAATTCTTATTGCTGTGACACCTGAAATAGTAAAGTACGTAGATGAAAACAGAGCAGTTGCCATAGTAAATGGCGAGAAAATAACAAAAAAGGAGTTTGCTATTAACTATAGGTCACAAATAAACTACTATGGACTTGACAAAACATTTTTATCACAAAAGGTTGGAGATAAGACATATGAGCAGCAGATAAAAGAGAATGTTTTGGATGGTCTTATAATAAGACAAATTGAGCTGCAGCAGGCAAAAAGGAAAAATATTGCTTTGACTTCGGCAGAAAAAAAGGCAATAGACCAGCAAATTGAGCAATACAAGTCAGATTCTCAATCAGGTGCTGAGTTCAAGCAGTATCTTCAGACAATTGGTGCAACCGAGAACGAATATAAGGACCAGGTAATAAAATCTCAGATCGTTTCAAAGTTGTATGATGAGATAACTAAAAATCAAAAAGCGACAGATGCTGAGATAGAAAACTATTATAGTTCACATAAATCAGACTTTGTTGAGGTAAAAGCAAGCCATATTTTATTTAAAGTAAATGATTCAAAAGAGGAGGCTACAAAAAAGAAAAAGGCTGAAGAAGTTTTGCAGATGATAAAAGACGGGCAGAACTTTGAAAAGCTCGCACAAAAGTATTCTGAAGATGAGACAACAAAACAAAAAGGTGGAGACCTTGGGTATTTTAGAAAAGGACAGATGGTCAAAGAATTTGAGGATGCTGCATTTTCTCTTAATATTGGCGAGATAAGCAATATTGTCAAAACAAGTTACGGGTATCATATTATAAAGGTAACAGATAAAAAGCAACTCTCTCTCAACGAGGTCAAGGATGAGATAAAGTCAACAATTGAGAGTCAGAAGAAGGATGAGTATTATCAGAGCTTGCTTGAGAAATGGAAAAAAGAAGCAAAGATAAAAAAGTTTGAAGATGTTCTAAAGAGTGTATCAATATAA
- the tilS gene encoding tRNA lysidine(34) synthetase TilS has product MEFLEKVKSNIEKYGMLEEGFKVLIGCSGGVDSMVLLDCILRLKDKYNLDITVAHLNHMLRPEADDDEKFVIEMCKRYNIKCITRKVDVAKLKKEKGLSEEEAGRNARYSFFYEVAEELNIDRILLGHNKNDVVETFFLNLFRGSGLEGLASVPPVRDIIARPLINISREEIEEYAKLNSVPFVVDKTNFSLKYKRNIVRNEILPLIKEKFGESVLNTIFRTVEIIREESDQIEALAQKYFQEYVQKEDVYYVLNIEKAKNLPAFLRRRIIKIMLEYFNSTISYDMLREIEDLFFLLSGKKKVYKDLVVEKQSDSLVFYRKADESSFCFEICLDKEHQIFYKNFKFNIKTTHKIENQKSIYIDIQQIAEKKLFLRTRKDGDFIYLKAGKKKLKEWFIDKKIPKRWRDSILLLAKDSEVIAIFDIYSNMVTINQKYKIKPDSNTFLEVNIQKTEGDG; this is encoded by the coding sequence GTGGAGTTTTTGGAGAAGGTAAAGAGTAACATAGAGAAATATGGGATGCTAGAAGAAGGTTTTAAGGTGTTAATAGGATGTTCTGGCGGCGTTGACTCAATGGTATTGCTTGACTGCATCTTAAGGCTAAAAGATAAGTACAACTTGGATATAACTGTTGCACACCTTAATCATATGCTAAGACCTGAGGCAGATGATGATGAGAAATTTGTAATTGAAATGTGCAAGAGGTATAATATTAAATGTATTACGCGGAAAGTTGATGTTGCAAAACTAAAAAAAGAAAAAGGACTTTCTGAAGAGGAAGCAGGAAGAAACGCAAGATATAGTTTTTTTTATGAAGTAGCAGAAGAGCTGAACATTGACAGAATACTTCTGGGGCACAACAAAAACGATGTGGTTGAAACCTTCTTTTTGAACCTGTTCAGAGGAAGTGGCTTGGAAGGTCTTGCATCTGTTCCTCCTGTACGTGATATTATTGCAAGACCTCTTATAAATATTTCAAGGGAAGAGATTGAAGAGTATGCCAAACTTAATAGTGTTCCATTTGTTGTCGATAAGACAAACTTTAGTCTTAAATATAAAAGAAACATAGTAAGAAACGAAATCTTACCACTTATAAAAGAAAAATTTGGAGAAAGTGTGTTAAATACAATTTTTCGAACAGTCGAAATAATAAGAGAAGAGAGTGACCAGATAGAAGCACTTGCTCAGAAATATTTTCAGGAATATGTTCAAAAAGAAGATGTTTATTATGTTTTAAATATTGAAAAAGCAAAAAATCTTCCAGCATTTTTGCGAAGAAGAATTATAAAAATTATGCTTGAATATTTTAACTCTACAATTTCGTATGATATGTTAAGAGAAATTGAAGATTTGTTTTTTCTTTTGTCTGGCAAGAAAAAGGTATATAAAGATTTGGTTGTTGAGAAACAAAGTGATTCGCTGGTGTTTTACAGAAAAGCTGATGAAAGTTCTTTTTGTTTTGAAATTTGTTTAGACAAGGAGCATCAAATATTTTACAAAAATTTCAAGTTTAATATTAAAACTACTCATAAAATAGAAAATCAGAAGAGTATATACATCGATATTCAGCAGATTGCAGAAAAAAAGTTATTTCTCAGAACAAGAAAAGATGGTGATTTTATTTATCTTAAAGCGGGTAAAAAAAAATTAAAAGAATGGTTCATCGACAAAAAGATTCCTAAACGGTGGCGAGATTCCATTTTACTTCTTGCAAAAGATAGTGAAGTGATTGCTATATTTGATATTTATTCAAACATGGTTACCATAAATCAGAAGTATAAGATAAAGCCAGATTCAAATACTTTTTTGGAAGTAAACATACAAAAAACGGAAGGAGACGGATGA